The region GGCCACAACGACTGAATCTGAATGTCAGCCACCACGGCACATTCAGTTAAAAAAAATTCCCCATCGTTTCTCATCACTTAACAATAGCAGAACGTAACAGCCCGATGTACTGGTCATATTACGTGGTGGTTCAATTGAGACAACATGCTGGGAATATCCAGGCCTACACTGGAGGTCCGGAACAACTCACATGGTTCAACGACATGGTTCATTAGCAAACTAGAGCAAGGCCAAACTTCTCAGGTTAATCCTATCCCCAAAATGCGACCAAATTCCTAAAACACCATGTTTCTCCAGGTTTTCCGCAAAACGAGAGTTCACCAAACTACCATCATCAGCTTCCTAAGCCATCAGAGCACCTGCACCTGTTAGTTCTAAGAAATGAACACGGAAAGTTAGTGAAATGTATGAAACTTCAGGGATGTTTCAATATGAGCATGAGGTGCATTTCGGACAAGGAAAACGTGATATAAAAAAAAGACAAGGCGATGTGTTGTTTTAAACAAACAGTCACTACTACAGTAGTACTTGGCGAGTGTGCAACATGTTTATTTTCTACCAGTGTCTTGATTGAAGCAGAAAAACGGTAATCACCTGTTGAGGAATAACAAGCTTGAGTTTCAGGCTTGACTAGTGGTAATACTTTAGGAAAAGGaaagactatagtgagtggtcttaTACACTATACAACTTCATGCCTAATTTGCAGTTTCGAATTTAATCGGGTCTACTAGCTAAGAAACAAATATACACCCGGCTGAAAGGTGCATGGTAAAACAAACACAAATATTGTCAGCACCACCATCAATACAATATACAAGCTATTGATATAAGACTGCATTGTGAGATGAATATTTTCtataacaaatgtcagaaatatcaTTAACACTAACATATAATTATGTAACTAGTATTTTGAGTCCCAAACAAAGTACTCATGCTGCTGAAATACCAACCAGAATCAAGCAATGACGGTGTAGTAGGATGCTGGTATATTGGACAATAATTAGTAGTCATTGAGAAAGTACGCACAACATTTATATCAAGTCATGAACTAAATGGGCTGAGTATATGTAAGACGAATACATCATCCTAAACACGTGAATGTATGATACTATATAGCAAGAATGGGTCAAATAAAAGACTTCAACCAAGAGATACATTGGCTGGTAACTTTGTACCTTCATATCTTCTAGCATTTGTCTGCACGAACCAGAACATCAGCTAAAGTTTGCTGTTTTGGGGCACCCTTCTTGCCTGAAAAGAAGTTCCTTTGGTCAAGATAGAAGAACTTGAATGACAGCCACCATAATAACACATAATTTTTTTATAAATGGGTGGCGTCAACATCATAAAATTAGTGCTTCCTGAGAGCATCATTTAACATAATTTTTCTGTTGTTCTAATATCAGTTTAAGCGGAAACAATGCACTAAAATTTGGCTGTGTGATGAATTATTGATGCAGAGGCCGAGTGGTGTAAACTCTTCCTTCATCTAGAGCTATGAAGTATTGAAGTTACAATGCATAGAGCAGGTTACCAGGAACTCTAACACCTTACTCAACAACACATAGCAACTAATAAGAGTATAAACAGCACAACCCTTATACGGTAGACATCATGCCGTGGTCACCTGGAAAAGCAGGCATCCTTTGATCAAGGTACAAGAACTTGAACGACAGCTATAATATTGACAGGCAACACTTGTAAcagtatatatccatctgtacattGCATACTGAATTGTGCTAGTGACATAACTGATGCATAGAACATGTGCTAGTGACCCGCAATAGCATGGCAGGAGGATAtcttaactagtactccctccgtaaactaatataagagcgtttagatcacttagtttacggagggagtatgaacTTAAGAGAAATGTTGTAGAGTATTGTGATTCACCTGGAATCTGGCTTGATCCCAGAAATGACGGAAGCACACATGGCAAGAACACATTTGACCCGCAATAGCATGGCTGGATACCACTGGCCAACACAGATGACTGAGCAATGATCCTGTTCCGGCGCATGTCCACGCTAACAGTAACTTCAGCGCCCAAGTTGAGGTACAGCAAGTCAGCGTTGAGCGGATCAATCGCACCAACCAAAGGCCTCTCCTTGGCATCCAGTGACACCTGGTGCTCCAACGCCCAGCGGCCGCTCTCGTCGTCCAGCACGAATGACCTGATCTGGTAGGGCGCCTCCATGGAAACCTCGACATACAGCAGCTTCCCGTCGCTGACACCCATGCGCCTGTATTTGATAAGGTCGCAAATCTCTGCGTGTGATTGGCGAGGAAGGGCGCTGCCGGGaggcagcttgacgtggcggagCTCACACTTGTCACTGAACGGGTCCATGGAGAGGACGCCCAAGCTCACATCCACCCACCACAGACGTCCACCAAAGGCCAGCACCTCGTGATTGAACAAGCGCATCTCGCGCCCAGGCTGCAGCGGAGATGGCCGCACCATTGCGTCCCACTTCCCTGTGTCCGAGGAGAAGCAAAACACCACGAAGCGCCCCTCGCCGTTGAGCTCTAGGAGCTCAACAACGGCGTACCTCTTAGGCGGCCCGTGCCCGCCGTCTGCTTGGGTGAGCAGGCCCGTGGCCGTCTGCAAGATCTCCTTCATGCCCAAGTAGTCCGGAAGGCGGACCAGCTGGCCAGTAACGGGGTTGCACACGTAGCGCACGAACTCCTTCTCGACGGCCTCCTCCATGACCACCTCGGCTTCCTGTTCCGTGGGGCGGGCCAGGTTCAGCCCCGCGGCCGTGTGGGCGCTCAAACGGATCCTCGTAGTCTTCAGGAGGAGATGGCAGTCCTGGCTCGCGGCGAAGATGACGCTGGCGTACACGTTGACGTACCTGCGGTCGGGGTTGCGCTTGCGTTCCTCCGGGTCGTACGCCCGCTCGGGGATGGAGAAGAGAGtggccgacggcggcggcgcgagcgAGAAGGACGCGCCTCGCGTGTAGTTCGGCGTCTCCGAAAAGCGGTAGATCATCGCCCAGGGAGGGTTCGAGGCGGCGGTGGAGAGGGAGCGGCGGATGTGGCCGGGCAGACGGCGGAGCGGGAGCAGCACATCGGCGGAGGCGGAGACGGAGACGGCAACGGCGCGGGAGAGGTGGCCGGAGAGGCGACGGAGAGGGAGCAGCATTTCGGCGGAGGCCGGGGCGGCGATGGATTTGGTAGCAGGCGAAGAGGAGACCGCACCGGAGAGGGTTTTGGGTGGTTTTGGGGAGAGTGTGAGGGAGTGGGGTGGGGTGGAATGGCTGCCGGTCGGAGAAGCCGAGGAGGGAGGGGCGGGCGCTTTGCTCTGACACAACGTTTCGTGCAAGTTTCCCCATCCCATGTGCTTCTCTGCCCGGTATGCTTCCGTTGGATACTGGGCTGCAAGATTTTGGATTATGATTCGTGATCTACGTGAGTGACAGATTGAGACTACTCCTATCATCGACACACACTGCAGAGTAGGACCTATCAGTGCTGATGCAAGATACAGGTCACCGAAAATTTTGAAATTGATTGTGCTGTGCAATACTATGCAAATACCAACAATTTTCGGAAATCTTATTTGGATGACATTCTGTGGGAGAGTAATGGAAAACGACCCCCTTTTGATGGCAGTTTTAGTTCTGAGACGAGATCAAACAACGACAATTTTAAACGGAAATTTGCATTCTGTGACAAAAACTGCCGTGATGTTATGATGAAGCTGTCATTCCTCAAAACTAAAACTGTCAGCGAGATCATTCGCAAATGCCACCCCTCCCGACGAACGTTCGCCAGCTAAGTGGGTCCATAATTTTTTAGAAGGGTccgaataactgccacacgtgtggcgtcGATAGAAACCCGCCCGCACGCCTCGTGCGGCATAGACGGGGATCGGCCCGCACGACCACGTCCGAGCGCACAAAAGCACGgcccgcacgtccggtgtgtggcaaccCCGCCCGCACTGCCCCGTCTGGGCCAGAAGACCGGCTGCCCGCACGACCCAGCCGATCCACGCCTCCGATCCATCCCCTCTCTCGTACGCCGCCATCGTCCCCCACCTCTCGAACCCCAACATCCGTCGCCGGCCAtccctggttgccatggcaaccagggcAGATCCGTAGGGCGCTCCGACCCCAAACCACACCCTAACCCTTCCCATCCCCAGCCGCCCACTCCAATCCAGCCCTCCAGACACGATCAACTAAAACCAGGTGAAAATTCTCGATCTCGTCCTTCCCTCTCATCCTTAAGGCTGAAAATCTCCCGATCTTGTACTGGGTCCATACTATAGGGGTAGAACACTGCATGGTTCGGTGTATATTCGCAATTGCCAGGCAGAATAcaccagatctgccatgtactacgttTGAGGTTAACTTAGGTGCCTAGTTTAGGCACTTAAGTAGTTGGGTATGAAATGGATGAGTAGGAATCCCTAAAAAAGGGCAGGAAGGACGATTTTTTGAATGAAGAGGGTGGGAAAAAATAATTGCCACTTGTGTGTAACGACAGTTGCCGCTTGTGTATGATGACAATTGCCACCTATTTTGACCTGTTGCTTGCCATCCCTATCTTCCATGTGcaagcagcagaagaatacaattcTTGTGGATTATTGATGCCTTTTTGATCATCCAGTGATTGAGAACATGTCGGAAAAGAATCGAGACGCGGAAAGGATGAATCGCGAAGGTGGCGCTGATgcttggggttctcaaaggccagaaacaccgccttgggatgcagcagagtatagtcaactcatctctgcagggccgttgctgccactactagaacagtatgcAGGCGTAGGTATGATGCGTGGTAACAAAAAGAAGAGAGCAGTTGCCAACTTCgcaacgatgaagatgacattctacttatgtcctacactccatttttttgcaggttcttatgaccaaaacactctCAGGGGGGCCCCATGGCAAGTTCAGTCacaaggcgctaacactgacaTATGTACGGGCAACCAACCTCAACTAGCTAGTATGGCTAATCAAGGTAATGCAAAACCAAAAAAAAACACATATTGCTGTGGACGTGAAAAATGGACATGCAAAAAAACTAGCAAGAGGACTCACGAATTATCACGGGTGAAAATGCAGGGCCTTCATCCAGCACGTGGCATCAGCcagcacccatgtacctgccatcgacaTCATACACAGGTCAGTCCATaaaaaaagtgaagttgcggatgTCCAATTAGCAGAAGGGGCATAGTTGGCAGCTCCAAATTGCCATGACTGGACTTCTACAATTGCCATGAATTTAAAACTACATTTGCCATCCCTGGACAACTGTTGTTGCCATCAGTGGACACTTGCAGTTGCCATGGagaaacaactgcagttgccatgccagagcaactacagttgccatgtcatcgcaactgcagttgccatggaggaacaactgcggttgccatgccgatgcaactatagttgccatgccAGTGAAAACTGCAGTTGCCACATCAGGGGCGACTGCAGTTGCCGTGCTAGCACAAACTGCAAATTGCCATGAATTGACCAACCACTACTATGCTTACAGCGTATTACGCTGGTGGTGACACGGCAAACGTCCCGTGGCAAGCTTCACAAATTGCAGGTGGAGCACGACATTTTGGtgtcacagaccacacaagatggccaaatgcagcacaacaaggtaaggAAAAAAATTGAACCACAAAAAACATCACTACATTTGTTGTTTGTAGTTTTTTGTAGGcaaaacaatagttgccatgtttgttgaacagtACCTGCCATGACTGGACAGCTACAGCTGCCACACATGTCCACACGCAGTCTCGCGGCTTGCTGTTTGAAAATATGTCGTGCCAAATCAATCAAAGATGGTGTGATCCGTTGTGATACACATCTTATTCAACCAAAAAATCTTACTCTCGTGCTTGTTTTTTCTATTACAGAACCTACAACTACAGTGAACAGCGGTgcggggacatctactgcggggagctctgagcgcacggaagacgcgttccaccagccagcagactgtcatgccgcaaacaatttcgagtcagagtcaggaatggcaatcattccagcaatgccgacgagcacccctttgaacacaagcactagCAACACTCGAGTAGATGGaactgccgccgatactgaagcgaatgatgaaactgacgacgacgcacaagaggatgaagatggtgggcaatccGAGATCGTGGTACCTCAGCCACCATACATTGGGCAGAGATTTGGATCGTTCGCAGAAGCAAATGAATACTACCAGGCATACGCAAAGTTCCATGGATTTTCGGTCAACACcgagtaccataggaaaattaagaaaactactgagtacaacagaggtgagatgaggtgccacaaggcacggaggaacaagaaggggaaaggtgttgcgcctgtcgttccggaacgaaagagaggcatcattctcaagacggggtgccctgtccggtgtaagctaaacgtagatggagcAACATGGGTGGTCAATGagtattttgacgagcacaaccacgaactcataaagaagttcgacctggtgaaatttctgaccgcccacaaagggttcacccccgtcgaaaggaaattcgtaaagctgctacatgattgtaacgtcggtccatcaagaatggtacagatactatctctcatccacagcaaaaaggggactctgagtagcatgccgtacataccagctgacgtcacaaacctacaggccaagtaccgtagagagagcaagttggcagACATAGAGGCCACAATAGCCTACTTCGATGCGAAAGCAAAGGAAGATCCaaatttcttctacaggataaggttggacgatgaggaccgtgtcaggaacatgtattgggtggatggtgctgcaaggagagcctacaaacatttccgagattgcatttcattcgacgcgacgtacctcaccaatatgtacaagatgccatgcgctccgttcataggaataaataaccacaatcagtcgttgcagttcggaTGCGGCCTCGTCCGGAACGAAGACACAGATGGGtacgtttggctgttcaagaccttcttggagtgcatggatggacttgctccgatgaacataataacggaccaagatttcagcatgcgtgcaggcatagaggaggtctttccgttggcagtgcacaagcactgcaggtggcacattataaaaaaggctgaggagacgctaggaccgttctttgccgaccgtccagagctgcacaaggc is a window of Triticum dicoccoides isolate Atlit2015 ecotype Zavitan chromosome 2B, WEW_v2.0, whole genome shotgun sequence DNA encoding:
- the LOC119364403 gene encoding uncharacterized protein LOC119364403; this translates as MLLPLRRLSGHLSRAVAVSVSASADVLLPLRRLPGHIRRSLSTAASNPPWAMIYRFSETPNYTRGASFSLAPPPSATLFSIPERAYDPEERKRNPDRRYVNVYASVIFAASQDCHLLLKTTRIRLSAHTAAGLNLARPTEQEAEVVMEEAVEKEFVRYVCNPVTGQLVRLPDYLGMKEILQTATGLLTQADGGHGPPKRYAVVELLELNGEGRFVVFCFSSDTGKWDAMVRPSPLQPGREMRLFNHEVLAFGGRLWWVDVSLGVLSMDPFSDKCELRHVKLPPGSALPRQSHAEICDLIKYRRMGVSDGKLLYVEVSMEAPYQIRSFVLDDESGRWALEHQVSLDAKERPLVGAIDPLNADLLYLNLGAEVTVSVDMRRNRIIAQSSVLASGIQPCYCGSNVFLPCVLPSFLGSSQIPGKKGAPKQQTLADVLVRADKC